The Peromyscus leucopus breed LL Stock chromosome 4, UCI_PerLeu_2.1, whole genome shotgun sequence genome segment CAGTGAGCAAGCTCCTGGCATTCACATCATTGAAAACCGGGAAGACGGGGCCCTGTGGTGTTGTGAAAGGGAGATTTGGGGGCTCTTTCATGGGTGCTTCTCACTTCATTTCTACAGAGATCACCcaatctttaaagagaaaaatgacactCGAGAACTAAGACTTAGATCTTTCTAAACTAATTTTTATTCCTAGTCTATCTTTTTACTGTCAATACAAAATTCATATTCCAATATGGATTCTCTTACtgttttgagaaaaagaaatctcaacaaATTAACAGTGCTAGTTAGTAGTTTGGTCTGTAGTAATCTGCAACTATTTTTTGTTGTAGCTTTATAATTGTCACACACTTAAATTTCTATTACTTTATTCAATACAAACGTCATTTAAGCTAATTTGGTTGACACAGTGAAATTGTCCATTTCATCTCTTATAAAAAGTATCTGTTGATGTTTGAGAAACATTTCTCTGGAGGGCTCTGCTGTCTGGGACAACCATTATCTTTGATTAGACTCAAAACTGTCTGTGAAGAGATTTGCCGGGTAGGTAGGGTGACAGCTGAGATCTTGGCAGAGGAAGTGCCACATTTTTGTTTCTTGCCAGCACTCCTGCCAGGAAGTAGAAGGCCTGATGTGAGCTCTGCTAAAGCTCTCTATTTATGGAAAGCCAACTTGCCAGGGTGTCAGCACAAGCTACCAGATTTACTATGTAGGAAGACGGAGGATGATATAGTCTATGCTTCTCAGTGAGAATACATTTGAAGGCCACCATACTTGCTTCAAATTGTATGTGCTTGCTGATGAAATGAGGTTTACAGCACTGTCCACAGCATTCATGATTTTGTGGGATATGCATTTAAATGTATAACTCTTTAGTTGATAAGGGGATAGTTTCTTCCCAGAAAATTTACATGATTGCAGTATTCCTCTACATGTAATCAATATCTTCCAAGACAACATAGAGTTGAAAATATTCTATTGTAGATCTCTGACATGAACACATCAGCGGTGACATTTAATTATTGAATAGCTTCTCTGTCAAcattatttctcttccagaaggccaatgataatatatatacatatatgtataattacatatttatttatttatttatttattttccaccaatttttatgtatgtggagtTTGGCACTAGGTCATAGATAGAGTCAGAAGAGAGTTTCAAGTGGCCACAAGGTCTTCTTTGTTATATCTAGTCATTCTCCCTGGACCTGGAGGCCGGCCTGAAGCAGTATGGCCCTGGATCGGTACTTAGGTGCTCCCTTTCTCATTCAGAGACCAAGTGCTGGAGATTGAGTTAGCAGTAGGCTTTTGAAGTCTAACCAAAGATGAGTTTTTTCAAAATATCATAAAGGTGATATAGTCCCAAGGCAACTGTTAAGAGATGATGTACAGAAGCAAAGTGGGCTATGAgcatttggaaaataatttattgttttccAAGAACTGTCAAGTCTATCCCAAAGACCCAGAACCAATATTAGTCTCCCTTTCCTAGTTGAGAAGTTTACCAGTTAGACGTAGTAAAAGACTATGCTAACCATGAATGTTAATATTAAAACTTTATTAATTATAAGTATAAAAAGATCAAGTATACCATCTAACTATTAAGTAAACCCAAAGATAACATGTATTAGGAAATACATAGAATGCTATCcaatcctaaaaataaaaaatgtgagtACATGAATGTAGAAGACGTTCAAAAAGACTTGATAAGTATAATCAGCATTCTTCCAACCACCATTTGTTCCTTCTTTTGTAACTGTGGAtcacaaaattaataaacaaaaaatgtaaatcatCTATCTTATGCTTAACATTGAGACAAATGCTGGAAGAGAGACAGGAGATAAATGATCACACACAAAACTGTATAACATAGTAACTCAAGCAAAGCAAACACATTAAGTGATAGCCATGTTAAATGATTCTGATTGGGTAAccagaggaaaggcagaggagggagactcCAGTACAGTAGTGAATCCATAGACAAGAAGATGAGCAGGCCAGCGAATACCAGTTGGGGAAAAAATGCATAGAATATTCTGTGCAATGAACATAGATAACTTGTTCACTGAATAATTTCAGTAGACAGAAAGTCTTATATTTAAAAGCTAGTTTTTTAAAGTCTGGGATAGGTAAAAAGCTAACAGAAAATGTTGACAGATTATTCAAACTAAGTAATGAGGCTAaattaaaacaagcaaagaaTGTGTCATGTACACATTTCTACCTGTTACATACACAGAAGCTCTTctttaaagaacattttaaaagacattaagAAAAATGATTACTTTTATGAGATGAAGCACCTGAAATTCATCAAATATCTATATTTTAACATATCCTCAAATAATaaaatcatcatttttaaaaagataattctaACACGCATCCACTTCTATTGTTACcataatatattcataaaataataatgaaaataagattCTTACCCCAGTGGCTGGGCACTTTGGTAGACTGGGGGGTCAAAGTGGTATTTACAGTATTGAGATCAGGTGTGTAGTCACTAGTCTGTAACTCATTCACTGGGGAAAACACAACATACGCAATTACAGCCTGAAAACACAACAGAATTTCATATCTTTATACACAAGCAAAAGCAACTATTGACTTAAGAGCAGCAGACTCTGCAAGTTAGCCCCCCACTGTTCTAAATTAGCAAACAGGGAATCTTAAATACATGTGCAGGTTAAGATTTCCACTAGTAATTTTGCAGCTAGTGACCAAAATCCTGCAACAGTTAATGCATAaggtttccttttcttatttttatgagtaATCATTAACCCTCATATTTTTTAAGAATAAGAGATTTCAGCAGTCCTACCATTTTGCTGAATGTATACTGCAGTACTCTGAGGGAAGAAAGTTAACTATTATATCTGAGAATATTATGAGATTTAGAGTAACTGTAGAGATGTGCTAATtatctgtatgtatttttaaaacaattgggAATTTCTTTCAGACCTCCTACCTGTTTGTGCAGCTTAAACAGAATCTGGGTACATTCTCAAAGAGTCCTCATTTTAAATGACCTTTCTTAATAGACCCAAATGAGATGAGAAGTGAACTCACCTGGATCCTCACAGGTGCTCTTACACGCATCCAAAGTCTCGAAGTTGTTGAGGTTGCCTAGGCACCCGCCATACTTGAATTGTTCACACTGCTTTGACTGGTTGTTATAAAAATACCTAGTAATGAGACTGCGGCAGATTCCAGGGTCCTCTTCTAAGAAGCAGAAATCTGGCTTTTctagaaatggcaaaaaaaaaaaaaaaaaaaaacatcagaaagAAATATTCTTCTTCTGTTattatcatttaattattttaatgacaTCTATAATTAAGTTATTTGGAAGATAAActtaaaaccaattttaaaagtttaaaagctaaACCAGAAGATAATTGttatctcattaaaaataaatagaatgactTTATTAAAAAC includes the following:
- the Tfpi gene encoding tissue factor pathway inhibitor isoform X2, whose protein sequence is MAYIMKKEHALWASVCLLVSVVPELLTALPEEADGHAETTVSELPPMKPKHTFCAMKMDDGPCKAMIRSYFFNMDTQQCEEFIYGGCLGNKNRFDTLEKCKATCIKGYKKKTVKTPSGAEKPDFCFLEEDPGICRSLITRYFYNNQSKQCEQFKYGGCLGNLNNFETLDACKSTCEDPVNELQTSDYTPDLNTVNTTLTPQSTKVPSHWVTKEGTNGGWKNADYTYQVFLNVFYIHVLTFFIFRIG